A window of Sedimentibacter sp. MB31-C6 genomic DNA:
TCTTCGTTAACTCTTAACTTATCTCTATTAATACTTCTTTTCAATGTGAGGGTATTTTTAATTTCTCCATTTAATAAATTCTTTGTTATTCTTATTCTTAAATATCCTTTGTGATTTTTTTTTAAAAAGTTATCCTCAGTATCAAATCTTATATTTGTTTGTTCCTCATCTTTAATAAGATAGGCACCTATTTTAATAAGTTTTCTCTCTATTTCATCTTTATCTATATTTAAGACCTTTATTTCCCTCTCTCTCATTATGTTCTCCCATTTTTTATATTATCATATTGCAATAAATATTTTTAAGACTACGAGTTATTTAATATAAATTTAATTTCTTGTTAATATATTATAACATAATTTTTCTTTTTTCTCAGTAAATATATATTTTTTTATAAAAAAATGTTTATGATAATAATTATGTGATATAATTTCATTGAATTAAAAATTGAGGTGAAATAAATTGGAAGTCATTGTAAGCAAACTATTAAAAGTAATTAAATTGTCCTCACAAATCATACTAGAAAGTGGCGGAGAAACTTATAGAGCAGAGGAAACTATAAAATTCATATGCAAATCTTTTAATGTAAATGAAATAGATTCTATTGCAACACCTACAGGTGTTTATATAACAATTTCAACTGAAAATACTGAAAACAGCACAGTTGTCAGAAGAATTAAAAAAAGATCAATAAATTTAGATAAATTACATAAGGTAAACAATATATCAAGACAATTAACAAATCATTTAATATCTTTAGATGAAGCAATAAAACAACTAGAAGAAACAAGAAATGAAATAACACGACATAATAAATTTTCAGTTTTTTATGGAGGAATTTCTGCGGCATTTTTTACATTGCTCTTTGGAGGAAGTTTTTTCGGCTTTATTATAGCTCTTATATCAGGAATAATTGTAACACTTATAACAAAAAAATTTGAAGACCTTCAATCTTATCAGTTTTTTTCTAGTATAATTGCAGGTATAATAGTATCCTCTTTCGCAATTGTAGGAACAAATTTAATTAAAATAGGAAATTATAATCATATAATAGTTGGAGGTATTATGCCTCATTTACCAGGTCTTGCTATGACAAATGCAATACGCGATACTATAAGAGGTGATTTAATTTCAGGATTAGCAAGAGGTGCTGAAGCCTTAATTGTTGCAGCTTCTTTAGCAGCAGGAGCAGGTGTTATTATTTCTTTAGCTTATACAATTGGTTTATTACCTATTAAATAGAAAGGAAAAATTATGATAAAAGAATTAATATTACAAATGATATATTGTTTTATGGCATCTTTATTTTTTGCATTAATAATGAACTCTCCTAAAAAGGTTCTTGCTTATACCTCTTTAATTGCATCATTAGGTTACTTAATTTATATACTCTGTATTAATTATGGAAATCCAAAACTTGGTTTTTTTCTCGGAACAATGTTTATTGCTTTTTTAGGAGAAATCTGTGCAAGACGTTTTAAAATGCCTGCTACTATTTTTATTTTCCCAGCAGTAATTCCTATTGTTCCTGGATTAGGTTTATATGAAACTATTCTTGCCTTTGTTCAAGATGATATATTTTTAGCACTTAAGGTTGGAACAAACACAATATTAAATATAGGGTCTATGGCAATAGCTATGGCTATTATAAGTTTAATTGCTATTAAATTAAAAATAAAACCAAAAATTTAAAATAAAAAATGTTTTAAATAAATTTTAGTGGGTATAAAGTAGTCATATGAATTATATAAATTAGGAGGAATAAATTATGTGTAA
This region includes:
- a CDS encoding threonine/serine ThrE exporter family protein codes for the protein MEVIVSKLLKVIKLSSQIILESGGETYRAEETIKFICKSFNVNEIDSIATPTGVYITISTENTENSTVVRRIKKRSINLDKLHKVNNISRQLTNHLISLDEAIKQLEETRNEITRHNKFSVFYGGISAAFFTLLFGGSFFGFIIALISGIIVTLITKKFEDLQSYQFFSSIIAGIIVSSFAIVGTNLIKIGNYNHIIVGGIMPHLPGLAMTNAIRDTIRGDLISGLARGAEALIVAASLAAGAGVIISLAYTIGLLPIK
- a CDS encoding threonine/serine exporter family protein, yielding MIKELILQMIYCFMASLFFALIMNSPKKVLAYTSLIASLGYLIYILCINYGNPKLGFFLGTMFIAFLGEICARRFKMPATIFIFPAVIPIVPGLGLYETILAFVQDDIFLALKVGTNTILNIGSMAIAMAIISLIAIKLKIKPKI